A stretch of DNA from Candidatus Flexicrinis affinis:
AGAACTTGCACGAGCCAATGCGGCGACCATCCCTGCGCTTGCAGCAAGAACACCAGCAGCGCGAGCAGCGTGAACGCGACCAGCCCGCGGTTGTCACGGCGGCGCGTGCGCAGGAAACAGATTAGTCCGACGCTCAGGCCAAGCGCGATGCGCACGACCCCCGGCACGACCGGCGGACGGCCATACAGCCGGTCGGCGGCGGCGAGGTCATAGTGCAGCAGCACCGGATCGTCGCCGGGGAAGGCAAAGTCGCCGGCCGACAGGTTGCCGTCGATTAGCGCCCACACGCTGCCGTAGCTCGCCTTGCGGAATTGGGCCGTCAGCGAGGTCAGCGTAACCTGCGGGTTCGGGTTTTCGATCAGCAAGACGCCATACGCTCCGGCGAACAGTATCGCCGTCAGCACGATCATCTGCGCGGCGCGCCAAGGCGGGCGAAAGCGCAGCGCGGACGCCACCAGCAGCGCCGGCGTGAACTTGACAAGCGCCCCGATCGCGGCTGCCACACCCGCCGCGCGGTCGCGATTCGTCAGCAGCAGGCGCAAGCCGAGCAGCAGCCAAAACGCCACCAGTGTTTCGAAATTCCAGAACAGTTGAATCAGCGGCAGGGCGAGCATGGCATAGACCCACGCCACCGCCACACCGGTCGGCCGGCCGTACAGCCGCGAGCCGATCGAGCGCACCAGCAGCAGGTTGGCGCAGTCGAACGCCAGCATGATCGCGCTGATGACGGCCGTCCACACCGGGAAGTTGACGTTGGGCAGGGCTTGATAGACCAGCACGCTCAGCCACGCCCACACCGGCGGGAACTCGCTCCACCAATCGCGGAAAGGTAAGTCGCCGGCGGCGCTGAGCGCCGCCAGCGCGAAGTGATAGGCGCGGTCGCTGCCGGTGGTCAGGCCGCCGGTACCGAACGTCCCGACCGGCGGATAGGCCATCATCAGGCCGACGCGTAGAAACACGAACAGCAGCAGCAGCACGCGGATGTCGGTGAGCAGCGCGTGGATCGTGATGCTGGGCGCGGTCGAGGTGTGGGGCGGTGATGTCGGTGGCTGCATGGCGCAACATTATACCGCCGGACAATAGTACCGGCGTGGCGCGGCGAACAGCCGTACGCGACGCGTCGGATTCGACCCGCGCTTCGTGCAGACACGATGGCTGTGGCGGCCGACATCCATTGCGCTTCTGCCCGCTGCGCGTTAGGTTCGATGCAGCGTCGCACATGGAGCACGGCGTTGAAAGGTGGGGGCGATGTTGGCGATTCGTAAACCGGTGCTGCGGGCGGATGCCGCACGGTATGTGCTGATTCTCACGCTGGCGTTCGCGCTGTGCGTCGTCGTGACGCGCGTCTATCTCGAACTCGCGGGTTATCCACAACTCGGAAACGAAACGTATCATTTCGCCCATGCGCTGTGGGGCGGCTTGCTGCAGCTTTTCGCCGTACTGCTGCCCCTGTTGTGTGTGAACCGCTGGATGCGCGACGTGTCGGCAGTGCTTGCCGGCGTCGGCGCCGGCCTGTTCATCGACGAGATCGGAAAGTTCATTACGCAGCAGAACGACTACTTCTTTCCGCTCGCCGCCCCGATCATTTACGTTGCGTTTCTGGCGATCTTGCTGATCTATCTCGTCGTTCGGCGGCGTCAGTTGTCGACCGACGTTCATGCCGATATGTATTACGTGCTTGGCGAGCTGGAAGAAGTGCTGGAGGACGACCTGTCGGTGAGCGAGCGCGACCACCTCGTGGCCCGATTGCAGCGGATCACCGACGGGACGACCCGACCTGACGTCGCCAATCTCGCGCGCCACATCATGCAGTACCTGCAGGCGGACTCGATCGACCTGTCGCCCGACCGCATGACACCATCCGCGCGCATCGTCGCGGCGATTACGCGTTTCGAGAAGCGGTTCCTGCCGCGCCCAATCGCACGCGCCGTGCTGGTCGTGCTGTTTGCGCTGAGCGGCCTGCTGTCTCTGTTCATGCTGTACGTGTTGGCGACAGTGCTCGGCGGCGAGGGCGGATCGCTGCCCGACGTGCTGCGGGTGATCGTCATGGATGCGGCCAACATCAACAGCGCCAACAGCCTCAGTTGGTACCTGATCCTGATTGGCCTCGATCTGGTCACCGGCGCGCTGCTGCTGGTCGCGATGGTGGCGTTTCTTATTCGGCGCGACGTGCTGGCATCCGCGCTGGGCATGATCGCGCTGGTGGTGACGCTCGCCTTCTCGAACACGCTGTCGTTCTACTTCAACCAGTTTTCGGTGCTGTACAACAGCATCTTCACGTTCTTCATTCTGCTGATGCTGCAGCGATACCGTGACCGGTTCGTGGGCGAGCCTCTGCTGTCGGAGGCCGAGCCGGCGATCGCGCCGGACGACTAGTATGCGTGGGCAGAGCGACGCCCCAGCCACATCGCGCGTCACTGCCCGGTAGGACGTCCGGCCTGATTTTCAGCGCGCATTGTCATAACTTGAACGCGGCCACAATCCTGTGCGCGTGCGGTTCGGGGTCCTGCGCTTCTCTGAAAACACGCGCTCCGATGGCACGCGCTCCCGTGTGGAAAAGCGCGTCGGGTCATGCTGCGTCCGAATGACAAACAGGGCCGAAGTCTCTATCATCAATACTAAGCCTTGGCTTGGAGGTGTCACGATGTACGTGAAAATCAACCGCAATTTTTGCGACCACCAACTCGCCGTCTGCGAACAATGTTTGGGAAAGTTTCTTGCCAATCCGATGGGTTACGAACGCCAGTGCTTCGAAGAAATCCGGGACGACGGCAGTCCGCTGCTGACC
This window harbors:
- a CDS encoding DUF2029 domain-containing protein — protein: MQPPTSPPHTSTAPSITIHALLTDIRVLLLLFVFLRVGLMMAYPPVGTFGTGGLTTGSDRAYHFALAALSAAGDLPFRDWWSEFPPVWAWLSVLVYQALPNVNFPVWTAVISAIMLAFDCANLLLVRSIGSRLYGRPTGVAVAWVYAMLALPLIQLFWNFETLVAFWLLLGLRLLLTNRDRAAGVAAAIGALVKFTPALLVASALRFRPPWRAAQMIVLTAILFAGAYGVLLIENPNPQVTLTSLTAQFRKASYGSVWALIDGNLSAGDFAFPGDDPVLLHYDLAAADRLYGRPPVVPGVVRIALGLSVGLICFLRTRRRDNRGLVAFTLLALLVFLLQAQGWSPHWLVQVLPLTLLCFPNRAGVLTCLALTALSLLEVPVLYSRIATPSALVIDFGLLSIYAFSIIARTAILIGLCVALYRVLRVVR